A single region of the Pseudomonas sp. B21-023 genome encodes:
- a CDS encoding ShlB/FhaC/HecB family hemolysin secretion/activation protein — MPLPTRFLTAGLALLPLLAGAAPFQTPGDRDLIRDRQENLLQEQRKRLEELQQLPGRQAPQAPAQPAEQGRCFQIQRIDLQGASLLDEPQRKALLEGYEGKCLQVGQLNELLKRITDHYLNRGYLTTRAYLPQQDLGSGVLQIIIVEGRLEGLDGSALASPREMAMAFPGKTGEVLNLRDMEQMVDQLGRLPSRQVEVELVPGQEVGGSRVQLKGQRDKPWRVSASRHNNGDASSGEQQMNLGLEWDSPLGLADQLSLRGGRDVVSDHWRHSDSHGLNYSLPWGWWTFNYSYNHNYYRTRDTSSGFPFKLDGDNSVHQFQAERVIHRDSLSKTAVNVGVSHLRARNYLDDTLIDVSSTRITERQLGVNHGRRIGNAFVNLDAGWQQGIGALDAQGAGDPRGNEPVARYNKYTLTLSYLQPFQLWGEQFSFDSLATGQRSEDALYSGQRISVGGLTSVRGFKEQTLTGDSGGYWRNQLRWRRPVTWASLQPWLREYGMAFAYDAGVIKGQHGNGQDHGRLSGNALEFNVRGQYFAASATFARSLERPDVITRREHPIYFRVDAFF; from the coding sequence ATGCCCCTTCCTACCCGCTTCCTGACCGCAGGCCTGGCACTTTTGCCTTTGCTCGCCGGTGCCGCACCGTTCCAGACACCCGGCGATCGTGACCTGATCCGCGATCGCCAGGAGAACCTGCTGCAGGAGCAGCGCAAGCGCCTCGAGGAGCTCCAGCAACTGCCGGGCAGGCAGGCACCGCAGGCGCCTGCCCAGCCCGCCGAGCAAGGGCGCTGCTTCCAGATCCAGCGCATCGACCTGCAAGGCGCCAGCCTGCTCGACGAGCCACAGCGCAAGGCGCTGCTCGAAGGCTACGAAGGCAAGTGCCTGCAGGTCGGCCAGCTCAACGAGCTGCTCAAGCGCATCACCGACCATTACCTGAACCGTGGCTACCTGACCACCCGGGCCTACCTGCCCCAGCAGGACTTGGGCTCCGGCGTGCTGCAGATCATCATTGTCGAAGGCCGCCTGGAAGGGCTGGACGGCTCCGCCCTGGCCAGCCCCCGGGAAATGGCCATGGCCTTCCCCGGCAAGACTGGCGAGGTGCTCAACCTGCGCGACATGGAGCAGATGGTCGACCAGCTCGGTCGTTTGCCCTCGCGCCAGGTCGAGGTGGAGCTGGTGCCCGGCCAGGAGGTCGGCGGCAGTCGCGTGCAGCTCAAGGGCCAGCGTGACAAGCCCTGGCGGGTCTCGGCCAGCCGTCACAACAACGGCGACGCCAGCAGCGGCGAGCAGCAGATGAACCTTGGCCTGGAGTGGGACAGCCCGCTGGGCCTGGCCGATCAGTTGAGCCTGCGTGGCGGGCGCGACGTGGTCAGCGACCACTGGCGCCACTCCGACAGCCATGGCCTGAACTACAGCCTGCCGTGGGGCTGGTGGACCTTCAACTACAGCTACAACCACAACTACTACCGCACCCGCGACACCTCCAGCGGTTTCCCCTTCAAGCTCGACGGCGACAACAGCGTGCACCAGTTCCAGGCCGAACGGGTGATCCACCGCGACAGCCTGAGCAAGACCGCGGTCAATGTCGGCGTCAGCCACCTGCGGGCGCGCAACTACCTGGACGACACCCTGATCGACGTTTCCAGCACCCGTATCACCGAGCGCCAGCTGGGCGTCAACCACGGTCGTCGCATTGGCAATGCCTTCGTCAACCTCGATGCCGGCTGGCAGCAGGGTATCGGCGCGCTCGACGCCCAGGGCGCAGGCGATCCGCGCGGCAACGAACCGGTGGCGCGCTACAACAAGTACACCCTCACCCTGAGCTACCTGCAGCCGTTCCAGCTGTGGGGCGAGCAGTTCAGCTTCGACAGCCTGGCCACCGGCCAGCGCAGCGAGGATGCCCTCTACAGTGGCCAGCGCATCAGCGTCGGCGGGCTGACCTCGGTGCGCGGTTTCAAGGAGCAGACCCTCACCGGCGACAGCGGTGGCTACTGGCGCAACCAGTTGCGTTGGCGCCGGCCGGTCACTTGGGCGTCGCTGCAGCCCTGGCTGCGCGAATACGGCATGGCGTTCGCCTACGACGCGGGGGTGATCAAGGGCCAGCACGGTAACGGCCAGGACCATGGCCGCCTGAGCGGCAATGCCCTGGAGTTCAACGTGCGCGGCCAGTACTTCGCCGCCAGCGCGACCTTTGCCCGCTCGCTGGAGCGCCCCGACGTCATCACCCGCCGCGAACACCCGATCTATTTCCGTGTCGACGCGTTCTTCTGA
- a CDS encoding DMT family transporter has product MDNALRRGSLEMIAAMLISGTIGWFVLVSGQPVLEVVFWRCVFGAGTLLLICAAMGFLKPGVLTRATFLLAVVSGVAIVGNWVLLFASYSRASIAIGTAVYNVQPFMLVGLAALFLGEKITLAKLTWLSVAFLGMLAIVSAHGAGQANGEEYLLGILLALGAAFLYAVAALIIKRLTGTPPHLIALIQVSTGVLLLAPWVTLGGLPGELPALGSLVTLGIVHTGLMYVLLYSAIQRLPTALTGALSFIYPIAAILVDWVAFDHRLAPLQWLGVGLILLAAAGMQQGWWFRPAGKPARQQ; this is encoded by the coding sequence ATGGACAATGCGTTGCGCCGTGGTTCGCTGGAAATGATCGCTGCCATGCTGATCTCCGGGACCATCGGCTGGTTCGTGCTGGTGTCCGGGCAGCCGGTGCTGGAGGTGGTGTTCTGGCGCTGTGTGTTCGGTGCCGGCACCTTGCTACTGATCTGCGCGGCCATGGGCTTTCTCAAGCCGGGGGTGCTGACCCGCGCCACCTTCTTGCTGGCGGTGGTCAGCGGGGTGGCGATCGTCGGCAACTGGGTACTGCTGTTCGCCTCCTACTCGCGGGCATCGATCGCCATCGGCACTGCGGTGTACAACGTCCAGCCGTTCATGCTGGTGGGGCTGGCGGCGCTGTTCCTGGGCGAGAAGATCACCTTGGCCAAGCTGACCTGGCTGAGCGTGGCGTTCCTCGGCATGCTCGCCATCGTCAGCGCTCATGGCGCGGGGCAGGCCAATGGCGAGGAGTACCTGCTGGGTATCCTTCTGGCGCTGGGCGCCGCGTTCCTGTATGCCGTGGCAGCGCTGATCATCAAGCGCCTGACCGGCACGCCGCCGCACCTGATCGCGCTGATCCAGGTAAGTACCGGCGTATTGCTGCTGGCGCCCTGGGTAACGCTTGGCGGGCTGCCGGGTGAGCTGCCGGCGCTTGGCAGCCTGGTGACGCTGGGTATCGTGCATACCGGGTTGATGTACGTGCTGCTGTACAGCGCCATCCAGCGCCTGCCCACGGCGTTGACCGGTGCGTTGTCATTCATCTACCCGATCGCCGCGATCCTGGTCGACTGGGTGGCGTTCGACCATCGTCTGGCGCCGTTGCAATGGCTTGGGGTGGGGCTGATCCTGCTGGCGGCGGCGGGCATGCAGCAGGGGTGGTGGTTCCGGCCTGCCGGCAAGCCTGCGCGCCAACAGTAA
- a CDS encoding Lrp/AsnC family transcriptional regulator codes for MTDAIDQLLINALMEDSRRSLKALAQISGLSAPSVSERLRRLEERGVLRGYTVEVDPRCFGYQLQAIVRIRPLPGQLQEVERQIVAIPEFTECDKVTGEDCFIARLHVRSMEQLDTLLDRLNVLAETNTAIIKKTPVKRRLPPMA; via the coding sequence ATGACCGATGCCATCGACCAGTTACTGATAAACGCCCTGATGGAGGACTCGCGCCGCTCGCTCAAGGCCCTGGCGCAGATCAGCGGCCTGTCGGCGCCCAGCGTCAGCGAGCGCCTGCGCCGCCTGGAGGAGCGCGGCGTGCTGCGCGGCTACACGGTAGAGGTGGACCCGCGCTGTTTCGGCTACCAGTTGCAGGCCATCGTGCGCATCCGCCCGCTGCCGGGGCAGTTGCAGGAAGTGGAACGGCAAATCGTCGCCATCCCCGAGTTCACCGAGTGCGACAAGGTAACCGGCGAGGACTGCTTCATCGCGCGCCTGCATGTGCGCTCGATGGAGCAGTTGGACACGCTGCTCGACCGCCTGAATGTGCTGGCCGAGACCAATACCGCGATCATCAAGAAGACGCCAGTGAAGCGGCGCTTGCCGCCGATGGCGTGA
- a CDS encoding NCS1 family nucleobase:cation symporter-1, producing the protein MSSSLPLAPELSVASTHPSTTSLEGHPADLELSPRLHNRDLAPTKLEGRRWGGYSIFALWTNDVHNIANYSFAMGLFALGLGGWQILLSLAIGAALVYFFMNLSGYMGQKTGVPFPVISRIAFGIHGAQIPALIRAVIAIAWFGIQTYLASVVLRVLLTAVWPQVAAFDHDSILGLSSLGWVCFVAIWLVQLVILAYGMEMVRRYEAFAGPVILLTVASLAVFMYFKADARIAWSVAEPLSGYEMWRNIFAGGALWLAIYGTLVLNFCDFARSSPCRKTIRVGNFWGLPVNILVFAAITVVLCGAQFQINGQIIDSPTQIVASIPNTAFLVLGCLAFLIVTVAVNIMANFVAPAFVLSNLAPRHLNFRRAGLISATLAVLILPWNLYNSPLVIVYFLSGLGALLGPLYGVIMADYWLLRRGRINVPELYSENPTGAYHYTKGINLRAVAAFLPAALLAIVLALVPNFQSVAPFSWLIGAGIAAAVYLLIAPRHVQYHDVSGECIAVDHSSH; encoded by the coding sequence ATGAGTAGCAGCCTCCCCCTTGCCCCTGAACTTTCCGTTGCCAGCACCCATCCCTCGACCACCAGCCTCGAAGGCCACCCCGCCGACCTTGAACTGAGCCCACGCCTGCACAACCGCGACCTCGCCCCGACCAAACTCGAAGGCCGCCGCTGGGGCGGCTACAGCATCTTCGCGCTGTGGACCAACGATGTGCACAACATCGCCAACTACTCGTTCGCCATGGGGCTGTTCGCCCTCGGCCTGGGCGGCTGGCAGATCCTGCTGTCGCTGGCGATCGGCGCGGCGCTGGTGTACTTCTTCATGAACCTGTCCGGCTACATGGGGCAGAAGACCGGTGTGCCGTTCCCGGTAATCAGCCGTATCGCCTTCGGCATCCACGGCGCGCAGATCCCGGCGCTGATCCGCGCGGTGATCGCCATCGCCTGGTTCGGCATCCAGACCTACCTCGCCTCGGTGGTACTGCGCGTGCTGCTGACCGCGGTGTGGCCGCAGGTGGCGGCCTTCGATCACGACAGCATTCTCGGCCTGTCGAGCCTGGGCTGGGTGTGCTTCGTGGCGATCTGGCTGGTGCAGCTGGTGATCCTCGCCTACGGCATGGAAATGGTGCGCCGCTACGAGGCGTTCGCCGGGCCGGTAATCCTGCTCACCGTGGCCAGCCTCGCCGTGTTCATGTACTTCAAGGCCGATGCGCGCATCGCCTGGTCGGTGGCCGAGCCGCTGAGCGGCTACGAGATGTGGCGCAACATCTTCGCCGGCGGCGCGTTGTGGCTGGCGATCTACGGCACCCTGGTGCTCAACTTCTGCGACTTCGCCCGCAGCTCGCCATGCCGCAAGACCATCCGTGTCGGCAACTTCTGGGGCCTGCCGGTGAACATCCTGGTGTTCGCGGCGATCACCGTGGTGCTGTGCGGCGCGCAGTTCCAGATCAACGGCCAGATCATCGACAGCCCGACGCAGATCGTCGCCAGCATCCCCAACACCGCGTTCCTGGTGCTCGGTTGCCTGGCCTTCCTGATCGTCACCGTGGCGGTGAACATCATGGCCAACTTCGTCGCCCCGGCCTTCGTGCTCAGCAACCTGGCGCCGCGGCATCTGAACTTCCGCCGCGCCGGGCTGATCAGCGCCACCCTGGCGGTGCTGATCCTGCCGTGGAACCTGTACAACAGCCCGCTGGTGATCGTGTACTTCCTCTCCGGCCTCGGCGCCCTGCTCGGCCCGCTGTACGGAGTGATCATGGCCGACTACTGGCTGCTGCGCAGGGGCCGCATCAATGTGCCCGAGCTGTACAGCGAGAACCCCACCGGCGCCTATCACTACACCAAGGGCATCAACCTGCGCGCCGTGGCGGCATTCCTCCCCGCCGCGCTGCTGGCCATCGTCCTGGCCCTGGTGCCCAACTTCCAAAGCGTCGCGCCGTTCTCGTGGCTGATCGGTGCCGGCATCGCCGCCGCCGTGTACCTGCTGATCGCGCCGCGCCATGTCCAGTACCACGACGTCAGCGGTGAATGCATCGCCGTCGACCACAGCAGCCACTGA
- a CDS encoding aspartate/glutamate racemase family protein, producing the protein MRILIANVNTTAAITEAIAEQARSVAAPGTEIVGLTPWFGAESVEGNFESYLAAIAVMDRVLAYDQPFDAVIQAGYGEHGREGLQELLEVPVVDITDAAASTAMYLGHAYSVVTTLDRTVPLIEDRLKLSGLYERCASVRASGLAVLELEADPRRAVEAIVEQAERAVREDKAEVICLGCGGMAGLDEQIRQRTGVPVVDGVSAAVTIAESLVRMGLSTSKVRTYATPRAKKVVGWPMRFGR; encoded by the coding sequence ATGCGTATTCTGATCGCCAACGTCAACACCACCGCCGCCATCACCGAAGCAATTGCCGAACAGGCGCGCAGCGTGGCCGCGCCCGGCACCGAGATCGTCGGCCTGACCCCGTGGTTCGGCGCCGAGTCGGTGGAGGGCAATTTCGAAAGCTACCTGGCCGCCATCGCGGTGATGGACCGGGTGCTGGCCTACGACCAGCCGTTTGACGCCGTGATCCAGGCCGGCTACGGCGAGCATGGCCGCGAAGGCCTGCAGGAACTGCTGGAGGTGCCGGTGGTGGACATCACCGATGCCGCCGCCAGCACCGCCATGTACCTGGGCCACGCCTACTCGGTAGTGACCACGCTGGACCGCACCGTGCCGTTGATCGAGGACCGCCTGAAACTGTCCGGGCTATACGAGCGCTGCGCCTCGGTGCGCGCCAGCGGCCTGGCGGTGCTGGAGCTGGAAGCCGATCCACGGCGTGCGGTGGAAGCCATCGTCGAGCAGGCCGAGCGCGCCGTGCGCGAGGACAAGGCCGAAGTGATCTGCCTGGGTTGCGGCGGCATGGCTGGGCTCGACGAGCAGATTCGCCAGCGCACCGGGGTGCCGGTGGTGGACGGCGTGAGCGCGGCGGTGACCATCGCTGAATCGCTGGTGCGGATGGGGCTGAGCACCTCCAAGGTGCGTACCTATGCCACGCCGAGGGCGAAGAAGGTGGTGGGCTGGCCGATGCGCTTCGGGCGCTGA
- a CDS encoding D-amino acid dehydrogenase, protein MERVTVIGGGVVGLTTAYALVREGWQVDLVEARDSLASATSFANGGQLSYRYVAPLADAGVPWQALGWLLRGDSPLRLRLRLDIAQWRWLAAFVMACRTRVNRRNAAQLLDLALQSQAVLARWREEDGLDGFAWRRNGKLVAFRTQRAFEHGRQHLLDPDTQRVLNAAELRGLDPALAEAPFVGGVFTAHEEVADCHRFCLRLAERLQASGQCRLLLGRPVTRLIARDERVVALELGGERLEVQRLVLSAGHRSVGLALPGLHLPVYPLKGYSLTAPVVATHRAPEVSITDYERKIVYARLEDQLRVAAMVDIVGYDEAVDAGRLASMRRLARETLPQAADYGQAVEWAGMRPATPTGVPIIEATRYRNLWLNLGHGALGFTLACGSGERLARLLR, encoded by the coding sequence ATGGAGCGGGTGACGGTGATCGGAGGCGGCGTGGTCGGGCTGACCACGGCCTATGCACTGGTGCGCGAAGGCTGGCAGGTCGACCTGGTCGAAGCTCGCGATAGCTTGGCCAGCGCGACCAGCTTCGCCAATGGTGGGCAGTTGTCATATCGCTACGTGGCGCCGCTGGCCGATGCCGGGGTGCCATGGCAAGCGCTGGGCTGGCTGTTGCGCGGCGATTCGCCGCTACGTCTGCGGCTACGTTTGGACATCGCGCAGTGGCGTTGGCTGGCGGCCTTCGTCATGGCCTGCCGTACCCGGGTCAATCGCCGCAATGCCGCCCAGTTGCTGGATCTGGCCTTGCAAAGCCAGGCCGTTCTCGCCCGCTGGCGTGAAGAGGACGGCCTCGATGGCTTCGCCTGGCGCCGCAATGGCAAGCTGGTCGCGTTTCGAACACAGCGTGCATTCGAGCACGGCCGCCAACACTTGCTGGATCCCGACACGCAACGGGTCCTGAATGCCGCCGAGCTACGCGGGCTCGACCCGGCGCTTGCCGAAGCTCCTTTCGTGGGCGGCGTGTTCACTGCGCACGAGGAGGTCGCCGACTGCCACCGCTTCTGCCTGCGCCTGGCCGAACGCCTGCAGGCGTCAGGGCAATGCCGGTTGCTGCTGGGGCGGCCGGTGACCCGGCTGATAGCGCGCGACGAGCGTGTGGTCGCGCTGGAGCTGGGCGGTGAAAGGCTGGAGGTGCAGCGCCTGGTGCTCAGCGCCGGGCACCGTAGCGTCGGCCTGGCCTTGCCAGGCTTGCACCTGCCGGTCTACCCATTGAAGGGCTACAGCCTGACCGCGCCGGTCGTTGCCACGCACCGGGCGCCCGAGGTGAGCATCACCGACTACGAACGCAAGATTGTCTATGCCCGGTTGGAGGATCAACTGCGGGTGGCGGCGATGGTGGACATCGTCGGTTATGACGAGGCGGTGGATGCCGGCAGGCTCGCGAGCATGCGCCGGTTGGCCCGCGAGACCCTGCCGCAGGCCGCTGATTACGGACAGGCGGTGGAGTGGGCTGGGATGCGGCCGGCGACGCCGACCGGGGTGCCGATCATCGAGGCCACGCGGTATCGCAACCTGTGGCTGAACTTGGGGCATGGCGCGTTGGGGTTTACCTTGGCGTGTGGCAGTGGCGAGCGGCTGGCACGGCTGTTGCGCTGA
- a CDS encoding FKBP-type peptidyl-prolyl cis-trans isomerase yields MSSELHVIDLQEGDGKAVVKGALITTQYRGTLADGREFDSSWARGKPFQCVIGTGRVIKGWDQGLMGMRVGGKRKLQVPAHLGYGERSVGAIPPNSDLTFEIELLEVLTRDD; encoded by the coding sequence ATGAGCAGTGAGCTGCACGTCATCGATCTACAGGAAGGCGACGGCAAGGCCGTGGTCAAGGGTGCGCTGATCACCACCCAGTACCGTGGCACCCTGGCTGACGGCCGTGAATTCGATTCTTCCTGGGCACGCGGCAAGCCGTTTCAGTGCGTCATCGGTACCGGCCGGGTGATCAAGGGCTGGGACCAGGGCCTGATGGGCATGCGCGTGGGTGGCAAGCGCAAGCTGCAGGTACCGGCGCACCTGGGCTATGGTGAACGCTCGGTCGGTGCGATTCCGCCGAATTCGGACCTTACGTTCGAGATCGAATTGCTGGAAGTGCTGACCCGCGACGACTGA
- a CDS encoding GFA family protein — MSLEKQGSCLCGKTRLSVTLENNHVSACHCSMCRKWTGGPLLAVQCTEPPAIEGPAPIAYDSSPWAQRGFCGQCGTHLFYRLKESDLYVVPVGLLDGEQDWSFTEQIFVDEQPAWYCFKNETRHLTGQQVFDQFAPT; from the coding sequence ATGTCACTGGAAAAGCAAGGTAGTTGCCTGTGCGGCAAAACCCGACTGAGTGTCACGCTCGAGAATAACCATGTCAGCGCTTGCCATTGCAGCATGTGCCGCAAATGGACCGGCGGCCCGCTGCTGGCAGTGCAATGCACCGAGCCCCCAGCCATCGAAGGCCCGGCCCCCATCGCCTATGACTCCTCTCCCTGGGCCCAGCGCGGCTTCTGCGGCCAGTGCGGCACGCATCTGTTCTACCGCCTGAAAGAGAGCGACCTGTACGTCGTACCGGTCGGCCTGCTGGATGGCGAGCAAGACTGGAGCTTCACCGAGCAGATATTCGTCGACGAACAGCCCGCCTGGTATTGCTTCAAGAACGAGACCCGGCACCTCACCGGTCAACAGGTCTTTGACCAGTTCGCCCCCACCTGA
- a CDS encoding DUF1285 domain-containing protein, whose translation MSDSGKASDLLAQIPAHKGLPPVHLWNPDFCGDIDMRIARDGTWYYLGTPIGRKPMVRLFSTIIRRDGDDYFLVTPVEKVGITVDDAPFVAVLLDVQGSGEQQVLRFTSNVEDQVEAGPDHPLRVELDPVTQEPSPYVLVRGNLEALVHRNVFYQLVELAVPREIEGEQWLGVWSRGTFYPIGRAA comes from the coding sequence ATGAGCGATTCCGGCAAGGCCAGCGATCTGCTGGCGCAGATCCCCGCGCACAAGGGGCTGCCCCCGGTGCACCTGTGGAACCCGGATTTCTGCGGCGACATCGACATGCGCATCGCGCGTGACGGCACCTGGTACTACCTGGGCACGCCGATTGGCCGCAAGCCGATGGTGCGGCTGTTCTCCACCATCATTCGCCGCGATGGCGACGACTACTTCCTGGTCACGCCGGTGGAGAAGGTCGGTATCACGGTGGATGACGCGCCGTTCGTGGCTGTGCTGCTCGATGTGCAGGGCAGTGGCGAGCAGCAGGTATTGCGCTTCACCAGCAACGTCGAGGACCAGGTCGAGGCCGGGCCGGACCATCCGCTGCGGGTCGAACTCGATCCGGTCACCCAAGAGCCTTCGCCCTATGTGCTGGTGCGCGGCAATCTCGAGGCGCTGGTCCATCGCAACGTGTTCTACCAGCTGGTGGAACTGGCGGTGCCACGCGAGATCGAGGGGGAGCAATGGCTTGGGGTTTGGAGCCGGGGTACGTTCTATCCGATTGGGCGTGCTGCCTGA